In Oncorhynchus masou masou isolate Uvic2021 chromosome 11, UVic_Omas_1.1, whole genome shotgun sequence, the genomic stretch CTCATCCTCCCCTGCGTAATGCAACTCCACCACCACGTCCTCGTAGCCTATGGCGTACAGGCCGTAAGTCTTGGGGATACCCCCCGGTAGGAGATACTTGGAGGTCCCGTTGCTACAGCCCGTCACCCTGGCCTGGGCTATGGGGATCCAGTCCACCTCCATGTGCAGTTCCAGGCAGCGCGCTTCGCTAATGGTGATGTCCAGGAACTTATAATACACGTTCTTCCAGTTCATCTTCTGTACTTTGGTCATGATGACACGGCCCTCTGCCTTCTCTGGGTTGAAGTACTCGCGCAGCCGCTTGCCAAGGGGCACCTGGGAGCTGATCTCTGCGTAGTGGTAGCGGATGTCCTCACGCCAGCGCGTGTTGTAGCCCACGCCAAAAATGGCCAGCTTGTTGGAAAGGTGCAGCCGGGAGAAGTCGGTCCACGTCTGAAAGTGCTCCCACTTCACCTGCACCGACTCCAGGATACGCACCACGTTCAGCATCACTTCCTGTTTCCTGACAGGGACAGAAATAAATGACCGGTTGAGATTTGGTTGGAACCATTGGAGGGTTGGTAATGAGAACAGCTGCTTAATTTTGATGAAGACTAGACATTGAATGATGCAGAGACCAAGTTTCTGTAAGCGATTTGTTTTTCAAATATATCACATCTTGGCAGTAAAAAAACAAGCACTTAGTTTGGCATTATATTCATATTACACAGTGTTATTAGGGATCATTCATTCTATGGACAAAAAATACATACTGGACTTGCTCCGAAGGCTCAGGTCGCAGCTGCAGGACTCTGGCATTCTTTGGTGGCTGTGTTTCCTCTGAAGAAATGAACAGTATTTTCCATCAACATCAAAATAACATAACAAATGTTACCCGACAGGTATATGGCCTCATTAGCCAACTCCTACATTATTCCTTTTGACATAGAGTGAAGGAATAGCCTGCATACTAACGACAGGGCTTCCAAACATTTCACAGTCCCGTAACTACCCCTAGTAAGAACTACCAGCACCCTGGATAGTCTGCTGACCACTTCACTATAGCCCACTTTTGTCAACCCCACAATCAATCACCACCACTCACCagtttccatctctccctcctggaAGGCAGAGGCCAGCACCTGGTTGCACCAGTCTTCCTGGGAGAAATCCTCCATGGTGCTGCCGTCAGACTCCATCTCCTGGTACAGGCCACTGCTGTTGATGAGGACGGGGGCACACATCTGGGAGTCCCAGCCTCCCTGGCCAAACACCTTTTCCAGCTGCTCGATGGAGTAGCTGCTCTTCCTCTTGCCGACACCGTGCTCCTTCACTCGGCTGTAGCACCGTCGCAGCGTCTGCGGGTCATAATGGATGTGTAAATGTTAAGAGGAAGAGCTTGAGGTTTGTGTTAGCTACTAGGCTAGCTATAGGCATATCCAATGCCACAAATACACCAGATTTGAAAAATAATTTACTGAAATCCTTTGCTTTGAAATTAAACTGAGGATATTTAATTCTCCACAATTGCACTAGATGCAAAATTCAACCATCTTCCGCAAACTTCCAGTCAGCTTACCGGATAGCTATCTAGACGCGTTctggagatgaacatactttggtgcgaaaagtgcaaatcaatcccagaacaacagcaaaggaccttgtgaagatgctggaggaaacgggtacaaaagtatctatatccacagtaaaatgagttctatatcgacataacctgaaaggccgctcagcaaggaagaagccactgatccaaaaccgccataaaaataacagactacggtttgcacctacatatggggacaaagataatactttttggagaaatatcctctggtctgataaaagaaaaacagaactgtttggtcataatgaccattgttatgtttggaggaaaaggggggagtcttgcaagccgaagaacaccatcccaaccttgaagcatgggggtggcaacattatgttatgggggtgctttgctgcaggagggtctggtgcacttcacaaaatagatggcatcgtgaggtaggaacattatgtggatatattgaagcaacatcagtcaggaagttaaagcttggttgcaaatgggtcttccaaatggacaatgaccccaagcataattccaaagttgtggcaaaatggcttaaggacaacaaagtcaaggtattggagtggccatcacaaagccctgacctcaaccctatagaaaatgtgtgggcagaactgaaaaagtgtgtgtgtgcaaagatggctacaaacctgactcagttacaccagctctgtcaggaggaatgggccaacattcacccaacttattgtgggaagtttgtggaaggctacctgaaaacgTTCGACCCAAgttaacaatttaaagacaatgctaccatatactaattgagtgtatgtaaacttctgacgcactaggaatgtgatgaaagaaataaaaggtgaaataaatcattctctatactattattctgacatttcacatccttaaaataaagtggtgatcctaactggcctaagacagggaatttttacttggattaaatgtcaggaattgtgaaaaactgagtttaaatgtatttggctaaggcgtatgtaaacttccgacttcaactgtatctagttCAGGGAAGGGCAACTGGTTACATTATCTCGCTAcattactacactgaacaaacatataaaacgcaacatgcaaccataataaagattttactgagttaaagttcatataaggaaatctgtcaattgaaatacattcattcggccctaatatatggatttcacatgactgggaatacagatatgcatctgttggtcacagataccaaaAAGAAAGGTTGGGTCGGGCATCAGAAAAccattcagtatctggtgtgaccaccatttgcctcatgcagcgtgacacatctcctatgcatagagttgatcaggctgtttattgtggcctgtggaatgttgtccgtcccctctttaatggctgtgcgaagttgctggatactgGAGCACGAtgtcatacacgtcgatccagagcatccacAACATGCTCAAAAGGTGACAAGTCTTGTGAGCATCCAAGCCtgagaagaactgggacattttcagcttccagataTTGTGTAccgatccttgtgacatggggccgtgcattatcatactaaaacatgaggtgatggccaTTGATACAATACAATTGAGTTAGtggtccatagcttatgcctacccataccataaccccaccatggggcattcGATTCACAACGTTGTCATCAGCAAACCACTCTCCCACACGgtgccatacacactgtctgccatctgcccagtacagttgagaccgggattaatctgtgaagagaacacttctccagtgtgccagtgtcaattgaaggtgagcattttcccactgaactCTGTTACGACCCCAAACTgctgtcaggtcaagaccctggtgaggacgatgagcacacagatgagcttccctgagacggtttctaaCAGTTTGTGAAGAAATTCTTCCGATGcgcaaacccagtttcatcagctgtccgggtggctcaTCTTAGACCATCCCGCAGCTGAAGAAGCCGtatgtggaggtcttgggctggcatggttacatgtggtctgcggttttgaggccggttggacatacagtactgccaaattctataaaacaatgttgaggcggcttatggtagagaacttaacattaaattctctggcaagacctctggtggacattcctgcagagagcatgacaattgcacgctccctcaacttgatatatctgtggcattgtgttgtgtgacaaaactgcacaaggtgcacctgtgtaatgatcatgctgtttaattaggttattgatatgccacacctgtcaggtggatggattatcttagcaAATGAGAaatactaacagggatgtaaacaaatgagagagatacgctttttgtgcagatggaaaatgtctgggatcttatatttcagcttatgaaacgtgggaccaagactttacatggtgcgtgtatatttttgttctgtatagcTCTCTAGAAAGGTAACGTTACTTAGTCATGGGGCATAGCTAGGAAGGTAGCAATGACAACATCCTGGATAACATAAAATTAATGAACATAACACGAAGTTCCCTAGCAAGAGTCTGACagatggctaacgttagctacctagctatGTGATAGATGAACATGCTTACTCTGTCCCCCATTACCTTCATCCTTTCCCTGCATTGGGATGGGGTCCTTTCGTAGCCGAGCTCTGCTAGGGCTCGTGAGACCCGCTCGTACATTGCGGGACCAGGAGCCTTTCCAGAGAAAACGGTGCCTGCAACCTCCAGCTGCTGCATTCGTGCCTCTGTCAGTCTTTCATTCCCCCATACCGCAATAAGGGCGTTTGTTTCTGATGGGGTCCACGACATCCCTCGGCAAGCGGTGAAGCTATTTGATGCACAGGCCGATCCACTTCGGCCTGCGCTCCCAGAAATCGACAAACCTACGTTGAGAGGCGAGAATCGATTAGGTGTGGAGGGATTGGAATGATATTGGTTGCTGTCGCTCAAATCTTCTGATTCTGGTGATGGCACTTCTGTTTTCGGTATCTTTAAAGGCGTCGATATCTCTGGAGAATGATCAGCGTTACTGGGCGCCGCCATCTTGCTTCTGTTGCTAAGGGGCGGGGGATGGGAGTTGACGTCTTCTCAGTGGATTGGGTGAGCGGTCAATTAATATTGCGAACAGAAAATATGGGTCAAGCCATCTGCACTGTATAATTTCTGTGCGCACATGCACTCGGCGTTGCCATGTTCCCGTGTAAATGTTGGGAGGGccggaggggtgtgtgtgtttagagagaGCACTGCAGTTATTGGCTAAGTCACGTGAGCGAAAGGAGCGGGCAGCACAACGTGCACGTTGTGACAACTTTTTTACGTTGTTGGTAGACTATTTagattgtcattatggagacaCCTATTTCCAAACCTTTTCCCAGAAGATATATTAATACTCTAGAACCGATGCACATTAAGAAATAATGGAGATACAGCACTGGAAAACGACTGGGCGCACAAGTTCGCATTTCACAAATCCGCTCGGAGGTGGTTTAAACTGCATTCTAATTAATGTATACTGCTTAAAGAAAACGCTATCAAGCCAAGTGCTTTACGCATGCTCAGTTCTCGTGGCTACCCGTGTGGACATTTGAAGTGTAAATTATGCAACTCCCCCGCGTGGTTCTTTTTTATGGGGAAAAGTCCTCAATGAAACTGACATTAGGCTAAATGTCGAGAATTATACATTTGCCTCTGTTGGCCATCAAGTAGTCTATTAATGTATATGCCATTGTAGGCTACCATTTGATACAATAAATATGTTGAAATTACGATATCACAGGTCATTGCAAATCAATTTGTGCCACCTGTGTAGTCTACCTGGAGCTGGCAAACCAATGTAAAAAAATCGCCTATAACttcagtttgttgttgttgaagtctTGTGTTGTTATGAATGCAGTAgtcagattaggctacaggtaaaACACGTTCTAAAAAATAAACACTGGCTGTGTTTAACAAGCATATTCATTCCTaaattctagacctcagctgaatctggtaatgaatggtgtggctgttgaacaagttgaggagactaaattacccgctgttaccttagattgtaaactgtcatggtcaaaacatatatatTCAAAGGTTGTAAAGACGGGGAGCgttctgtccgtaataaagagattaTCTGTTTGTTTTTTAACAACACTCCAAAAAAGCAAATCcagcaggctctagttttatcttatctttattattgtccagtcatgtggtccagtgctgcaatgAAAGACcaagttaagctgcagctggcccagaacagagcggcacgtcttgctcttcattgtaatcagagggctaatatttaTACTATGCAGGCCactctctcttggctaagagttgaggaaatactgactgcatcacttattgtgtttataagaaacattcatgtgttgGAAATTCATTTTGTTTGCAtaatcaatttacacacagcactgacacacacttaccccacaagacataccaccagggttcgtttcacagtccccaggtccagaacaaattcaaggaaataGATATAGAGCCATGAGTGAATGGAACTCCATTCCATCTTACATagcgcaagtgaacagcaaacgtGTTTTATTTTAAATGAAGAAAGCCACACCATATGGCACGACGCCTCACCCCATGTAACCTACTTGTTGTATGCATGTACTGACACACAATCAAATTGATTCGTAAAGCCCtctttacatcagccaatgtcacaaagtgctatacagaaactcagcctaaaaccccaaatagcaagtaaagcagatgtagaagcacagtggctaggaaaaactccctagaaaggcaagaacctaggaagaaacctagagaggaacccggctctgaggggtgtccagtcctcttATGGCTGTGCCGGGTTTAGATTATAatagtacatggccaagatgttcaatgTTCATAGAtggccagcagggtcaaataataataataatcacagtggttgtggaGGGTGCAACGGGTCAGCAGGAGTAAATGTCAGAAGGCTTTTCATAACCCGAGCATTCAGAGTTGGAGACCGCAGGTGCGGGACAAGATAGCACATCCTGTGAacgggtcagggttccatagccacaggcagaacagttgaaactggagcagcagcatgaccaggtagactaggggcagcaaggagtcatcaggccaggtagtcctgtggtatggtcccagggctcaggtcctccgggaggggagagagagagaattaaagggagcatacttaaattcatacagtagaaatactccagatataacagactgaccctagccccctgacacaaactattgcagcataaatactggaggctgatgCTGGAGcagtcgggagacactgtggccccgtccgacgatacccccagacCAGGCCAACCAGGAAGGATATAACAccactcactttgccaaagcacagcccccacaccactagagggataccttcaactaccaacttaccatcctgagacaaggccaagtatagcccatgaagatctccCCCACAGGGCACAACCCAAgtgggggtgccaacccagacaggaagatcacatcagtgactcaacccactcaagtgacgtacccctcctagggacggtatggaagagcaccagtaagccagtgactcagcacctgtaatagggttagaggcagagaatcccaatgCAAAGTGGGGAACCGGCCAggtagagacagcaagggtgggttcgtcgctccagtgcctttccattcaccttccacCCCTGGACAAGACTACACTCattcataggacctactgaagagatgagtcttaaataaagacttaaaggtcgaggccgagtctgcgtctctcacgtgGATGTGCAGaacgttccataaaaatggagctctataaataatatttttttcttaactgacttgccttgttaaataaaggttaaataaaatatttaaaaaatatatacaaatcaaaacagtctatcagaattccagtcattccaattaatgttataccccttgatcttcaagaataggacttggaaatgtggaagtatagattagccaaatttgtttacctgagcataacccaaaaaacccagccctactctgttgtttatgattttgttgtcatttaGGACTGATTTGGCTCATTGATtcaagttgaaaaataaatgctgcgctcatggaatggcatattttgagcactactgaaaagtgctattttcATGTGAAAAATATATgccatattttatttaaccttttatttaactaggcaagtcagttaagaacaaattcttatttacaatgacagcctaggagcagccggttaactgccttgttcaatgtCTTAAAGATTgatgtacaccagtggaacccatccaacttgaaggagctggagcagttttcccctgaagaatgggcaaaatcccagtggctagatgtgtcaagcttatagatataaaccccaagagacttgcagctgtaattgctgcaaaaggtggctctacaaagtattgactttgggggaatgaatagttatgcatgctcaaattatctgtttttttgtcttatttgttgtttgtttcacaataaaaaaatatgttgcatcttcaaagtggtaggtatgttgtgtaaatcaaatgatacaaccccctaaaaaactattttaattccaggttgtaaggcaacaaaacagtaaaaatgccaagggggtgaatactttcgcaaggcaccgtTTGGTCAGACTCACGTGGAACAAATTTAAACttgtgccttttttcaatgctgatttgaatgtaattgagaaaacagagtagtgtcaaatattttttttcttgcaaacatcctttctgaatttaaatgtaACTCAAAGTAAGTATGTTGTTTTTCAAAGTATCTGTAatttgattacaatatttttgttgGTAACGTAACGGATTACTGTTACTATTTTTTGTTGTAATCGATGTAATCCACTGCTCCCCAACCCTGCTAGCCAATGAGGTAACATAACTAAACGAATGGTTAACGACGTCGACATGCGAGTAGTTTTAGAAGGTCCCACAACATGGTTTGAAAAAGGCGCTCCCATTCCCTATAGGAAGACACAAATGTTGCACTGGTAATAATTGGTCAGATCCTTTGACCTGGTTGTGCTAGAAGCAAGCTATTTTCACTCTAGTAACCATGACATTAACAAATCTTCTCTTGCTTCAGTCACTTGTTTCTCTAGGTCACTGAAACAACAGTATAGCTAAGCCCTATCATTACAACAATTATTATCTGGGATATTTTTTTTCATAGTCGCACAGTGCTCCCAAAATAACATTCTTGGTTGCACAGCATTGTCATGGGCATGGGCAGGACCGAATCCTTGGTCTCCCACGGGAGAATCCATCTTGACCGTTACACCAAGAGAAAATGTTCTCTTGGGCTGAGGGTGACACTGATTTTGAAGACGCAGATAGTCATGAGACCATGAACCCGTCTCATGTCCAGTAcatgcactacatgaccaaaagtatgtggacacctgcttgtcgaacatctcaatCATGGCCATTAAAattgagttggtccccctttactGATATATAAGAGCCTCCATTCTTCTgtgaaggatttccactagatgatggaacattactgtggggactttcttccattcagtcacgagcattagtgaggtcaggcactgatgttgggcgattaggcctggcttgcagtcagcgttccaattcatcccaaaggtgttcgatgggttgaggtcagggctctatgtaggccagtcaagtttttcgacaccgatctcgacaaaccgttTCGtgatggacctcgctttgtgtacgggggcattgtcatgctgaaacaggaaaggtccttccccaaactgttgccacaaagttggaagcacagaatcatccagaatgtcattgtatgctgtagcgttcagatttcccttcactggaactaaggggcatattccatgaaaaacagccccggaccattattcctcctccaccaaactttacagttggcactatgcattggggcaggtagcgttctcctgtcatccgccaaacccagattcgtccgtcggactaacagatggtgaagcgtgattcatcacttcagagaactCAGTATTGAGTGTTGCAACTAAGCTACGGTTTTCAGCACTCAGTGAtaccattctgtgagcttgtgtggcctaccactttgcggctgagccattcgtgctcctagacctttccacttcacaataacagcatttacagttgactggggctgCAAtacagaaatttgacgaactgacttgttggaaaggtcacatcctatgacagtgccacgttgatagtcactgagctctttattAAGGCCATTCTCCAGCCAATGTTAGTCTATTATCGTCCCAAGCAACAGTTGCTTGACCTTTCACGTTAACGTTTGGGTGGAGGTGTATTTTGTATTTGCTCTTTGTATTTGCCGCTGTGTTAGAGCTGTGCCATGTTCAAGTACCTATGAGTGAGTGGAACAGTGCCGCGACCATTCAATGTACCTGAGCTGAGCTGATCCTGTCATGTGTCGAACACACGTGGCTAATGAGGAATACATGGGCATGAGCCATATCCCTTTTATTATGGGCTTAATTAAGAACTTCCTGGTAAGTCAATATTCTGACTCTCTTCCTCTATAACATTCACAcatacaaaataaagaaaataccAACATAAAGCGTCGTTATAGGGTGTTGGGTCACGACAAGCCATACCAGGTTT encodes the following:
- the LOC135548726 gene encoding myb/SANT-like DNA-binding domain-containing protein 2 isoform X2 — protein: MAAPSNADHSPEISTPLKIPKTEVPSPESEDLSDSNQYHSNPSTPNRFSPLNVGLSISGSAGRSGSACASNSFTACRGMSWTPSETNALIAVWGNERLTEARMQQLEVAGTVFSGKAPGPAMYERVSRALAELGYERTPSQCRERMKTLRRCYSRVKEHGVGKRKSSYSIEQLEKVFGQGGWDSQMCAPVLINSSGLYQEMESDGSTMEDFSQEDWCNQVLASAFQEGEMETEETQPPKNARVLQLRPEPSEQVQKQEVMLNVVRILESVQVKWEHFQTWTDFSRLHLSNKLAIFGVGYNTRWREDIRYHYAEISSQVPLGKRLREYFNPEKAEGRVIMTKVQKMNWKNVYYKFLDITISEARCLELHMEVDWIPIAQARVTGCSNGTSKYLLPGGIPKTYGLYAIGYEDVVVELHYAGEDEAPASPLQHQDTDQSLPLSGSSGSGGPGSESVVRPGGRAGEGERTGAKVTYCYLGIAEERTLQQCLFQHFQSSGKHYSRREISAVTCFLQGNCSGTGQQTREEGLSLGPVHSAIYIKFIEVELDFLSAGSLLECLEIAVGYSLKYNNKEAL
- the LOC135548726 gene encoding myb/SANT-like DNA-binding domain-containing protein 2 isoform X1, giving the protein MAAPSNADHSPEISTPLKIPKTEVPSPESEDLSDSNQYHSNPSTPNRFSPLNVGLSISGSAGRSGSACASNSFTACRGMSWTPSETNALIAVWGNERLTEARMQQLEVAGTVFSGKAPGPAMYERVSRALAELGYERTPSQCRERMKVMGDRTLRRCYSRVKEHGVGKRKSSYSIEQLEKVFGQGGWDSQMCAPVLINSSGLYQEMESDGSTMEDFSQEDWCNQVLASAFQEGEMETEETQPPKNARVLQLRPEPSEQVQKQEVMLNVVRILESVQVKWEHFQTWTDFSRLHLSNKLAIFGVGYNTRWREDIRYHYAEISSQVPLGKRLREYFNPEKAEGRVIMTKVQKMNWKNVYYKFLDITISEARCLELHMEVDWIPIAQARVTGCSNGTSKYLLPGGIPKTYGLYAIGYEDVVVELHYAGEDEAPASPLQHQDTDQSLPLSGSSGSGGPGSESVVRPGGRAGEGERTGAKVTYCYLGIAEERTLQQCLFQHFQSSGKHYSRREISAVTCFLQGNCSGTGQQTREEGLSLGPVHSAIYIKFIEVELDFLSAGSLLECLEIAVGYSLKYNNKEAL